The DNA window GGTAGGCCGGATCGGCACCGGCGAAGCAGTCCTGCACATAAAGCGGGCGATTCTGCAGATAGGCCATCATGCGGTTGTAGAGCAGGTCGAATTTTTCCGGCGCGAAGGGGCGGTTGACATTGCCCCACCAGATGTCGGTGGCGCTTTCGCCCTGCTGGACAATAAAGCGGTCGTTGGGCGAACGGCCGGTGTAGTCGACATTGTAGACGACAATAGGGCCCTGATGGGACAGGTGGCCTTCGTTGCGGCGGATGATTTCTTCGTACAGCGCCGGGGTCGACAGATTGCGCCGGATACAGGGAATGTTGGTGATGCCGTAGCTGGACAGATTCAGGTCGCTGCAGCCGCTGCCGGGTACGTTCATGGTGTCGGGTCTCCTGCCGGATGGAGGTGAATCGGGAAGGGCGTCGGAAAATTTTTAATGCCAGTGAAAGCTTCTTACATAGCCGCTGCTGCCGGCGGAGTCAAGCGAAACCGGGTGGTGGTGGGCAGAGGCAAAAAAGCCCGTTGCCGGCAGCTTTTGCCGGCAACGGGCTTAACGAGACACAACAGGAGGCCTCCGGGACGATCGGAAGCTTTTACAGTGCTGGTGAAAATGCGGCGAAAGGAATCAGTCTTCCAGACTGGCGGTGCCGGCGGCGGGGTTGCTGCAGCGCAGCTGCAGTTCCTGGGCGATATCGCGCAGGGCGGCCGCCGTCGGTGAATCCTCCACGGTTACCAGCGGCGTACCGGCATCGCCGGCTTCAACCATGCGCGGATCGACGGGCACGGCACCAAGGAATGGCACCTGCATGTCGGCGGCCATCTGACGGCCGCCGCCTTTTTTGAAGATGTCGATGACCTCATTGCATTTGGGGCAGACAAAGCCGCTCATGTTTTCGACGATGCCGTAAACCGGCAGCTTGAGCTGGCGGCAGAAGGTGACGGATTTGCGTACATCCACCAGTGCCACCTTCTGCGGGGTGGTGACCAGCACGGCGCCGCTGCTGGTCGTGCCCAGCAGCTGGACGATGGACAGCGGTTCGTCGCCGGTGCCGGGAGGACAGTCCACCACCAGATAGTCGAGCTCGCCCCACTGCACGTCGCGCAGGAATTGCTGAATGACACCCGTTTTCATCGGACCGCGCCAGATCAGGGCATCGTCGGCCGTCTGGGTCAGAAAGCCGATGGAGATGACTTTCAGGCCCTGGGTGTCGATGGGCACCATGCAGCCGTCTTCCACCGCCGGTCGCCGGCCTTCCAGTCCCAGCAGGGTTGGCACGCTGGGGCCATGCAGGTCGATATCGAGCAGGCCGACGCGTTTGCCCTGGCGGGCCAGCGCCAGCGCCAGGTTGACGGCCGTGGTGCTCTTGCCAACGCCGCCCTTGCCCGACATCACCAGAATGCGCTGCCTGATGCCAGCAAGGCGCTGTTGCAATTGCTGTTGCTGCTGATCCTTTTCGCAGCGCTGCTTTTCCGTATCCGAGCAGCTGCCGCTTTTGGCACAGCCGTTACAGGGATTTGAGCTCATGGTTTTTCTCCTTCGCAGGGATAACAACGGTTCCTGGCCACTGGGCCGCGGCTTGCGGCAAAAATCTGCCGGAAGGCTGATGATCATTTTCGCGCGGCAGACTAATCCCCTTGGGGGCAACTTGTCAAACCAGCGCTGGCGCCAGCCGATCGCCGGCGCCAGTTTTTCAGGAGTTTACCCTGGGTTTGACCTGACGAAAAAACAGCCTCAGCTGATCTGATAACCCTGTTTTGTTTTCTTGACCAGAGCCGGCACAGTTGCTAGTTTCCGTCATTCAATGCGCGATTGCTGCCACCGGTCGCGCAGCTGGGTCTGTCGGCCCGTCACGGTTTCAATCCATCAACAGGGAAGAACGCAACAGGAGGAACAAGGCATGAATGCAGGCAGAATACTGATAACACTGCTGCTGGTCGTCGGTCTGAGCAGCCCGGCCCTGGCGGCCATCGATTTCTTCGGTACCGCCCGGGTACTGCCGACCTATTACAAGAATTTCGATTTCAATGACGATGCCAGCGACATGTTCGTGGTCAACGAGGGCGGTCTGGCCAAGGGCGAGCATCTGCGCGCCGAGTTGCGCCTGGGCTGGCAGGCCAAGGGTGACAAGTGGTCGGTGAAGATGATTACCGAAGCCGACGTCATTATGCAGAAGGACACGGCCGATCGCTCGTTCTATGCCGGTTCCGACAAGGGCGTCAACCCCAACACCGGCGGCGAATTCGGTATTGAGCGTGTCGAATTGCTGTATGCCTTCAGTCCGCTGGCGGAACTGTAGACCGGCTGGGATATCCGCGCGCTCGATATCAAGACCGGTGGTCTGCTGTATGGCGACGACCATCCCTTCATCGGTTTCCGTGGCCAACTGGCACAGAACACCCGTTACGAACTGCTCTACCTGCCGATCCAGAACATGAGTGGCATCACCGGCGATCCCTTTGACAGTGACGAGATCAACGACTGGCGCGTCTACAGCCTCAAGCTCAACCAGAAGATCGGTGCCTTCGAGCTGAGCCCGTTCTATGCCTACAGTGATAACGACAACCGTGAGACCACCGTGCATTACTATGGCGTGGAAGCCTACGGCAAGGTCGGCATCGTCAAGCCGTCGTTTGAGATCGTGCTGGCCGACGGTGATTTCGACAGCGGCAAGGACATTTCTTCCATGGCGGCCTTCGCCGGCCTGGAGCTGGAACTGAGCAAGGTTTTCAATCCCTATGTGGCGCTGCGTTACACCCAGGGTGATGACGATGCCAGCGACAACGATGTCGAGGGCTGGGTTGGCATTACCGATATCGGCCGCTTCACGCCGCTGATGGGCATGGATGGCGGCATCCTCAGCGAGGATATCGGCCAGAGCTATGGCGCCACCCTTTATTCCTATGCGCCGGAGCGGTCACCGCTGCGGGCTGGTTTGCCGACGGACAACTACGGCGGCATCAGCAATGGCGGTCGCGGCAACAACCCCGGCCAGCGCATCGTGGCGGTCGGCGCCCGTGGTGACCTGTCGGATTTTGTCGACAAGCTCAGCTATAAAACCCAGGTGTTCTTCATCTGGTACGACGAAACCGACAACCTCAACAACAAAAAGAATCCGGCCAAGAAGGTCGATGATTATGCCGGTACCACCTTTGATCTGCAGCTGAGCTACGCACTGGATGAGCATTTCACCATTGGCTATATTTTTGGCATCTTCCAGCCGGGTAGTGGCATCGAGGATCAGTTTGGTGACGATCCGGCTCTGACCAACTGTGTGAGCCTGGCCTGGACCTACTGATCAACTGCTTGGGATCTGTTCCTTTAGATCTTTAGAAAATTGGCTAATGGCTGAAAGGCCCCGCTACGGTCCGGCAACGGTCATGGCGGGGCCTTTGTCGATGGGCTGCCGAGGAGAGAACGGTATGCGAAAGATCCTGATGTTTTTGTTCTTTTTTGTGCTGGTGGCGTCACTGGCCCTGGCCGCGGATTGGTCGCGCCTGGAACGGCGGCTGAATCTGTGGGATGGCGAGATGGATCTGGCCATCGCCGGTGAGCTGGATCTGTTTGGCGATGCGCGGCTGAGTTCTCTGGTTGATCTGTTGCTGGAGCGGGGCTTTGCCCTGCTGCCGCCGGGCCAGACCAGTGAAGGGGGCCTGGTGTTGGAACAGCAGACGCTGGCCGGGGAGGAATTGCTGTTGCTGCGGCGGGCTCGCGATGGCGCGCTGCTGGCTCGTCAGCCGCTGTCGCCGCCGACCCTGACCGCCGCCACGCCCGTTACCACCGCATCCGTTCTGCCGCCTGTTGCCGCTGAGCCGGCTGCGGCCAGCGTGTTGCCAACCCGCAACCTGCTGCAGCCGACACCACTGATCGATCCGACCAGCGTGCTGCTGCCGCTGGCCGGCCAGCCCCGTGGCCTGGCTGTCTGGCCGGCCGCTGAAGGGGGGGTTGCCCTGTTTTTGCTGGAAGATGCCGGTCTGCGGCAGTGGTACTGCGATGGCCGGCAATTGTCCGAAGTGGCTTTTTATCCGGCGCCGTTGAAGGTCAGTCGCGCCCTGTCGCTGGCCATTGGTGACAGCGACGGCGATGGCGTGCCCGAACTGGCGGCTGTCTGGCTGGAGGACGTGCGGGGGGTTTATCAGGGAACCAATTCGCAGGTACACGCCTGGCTGCTGCAGCCCCGCAAGGGCGAGCTGGTGGCGCTGAGCGACGATCTGGCCGGTTATCTGGCCTTTGACGGCACGTCCTGGTTGCGTCAGCAGCGGAGCGATTACCAATTGTTCGAACCCGTGGTGGAGGTGCTGGAACGGACTGCCGACGGGGTTCGAAGTGTCGGCCAGCGCCCCCTGACAGACTGGCTGTACGCCCGTTGTGATGGGCCGGCGCAGGGGCAGCAGGTTGTCTGGAACGCAACCGGCCGCCTGGAGGTACGGCAGCAGGGGAGCGCGCCGCGCCCATTGCTGCTCGATTTTGGTCTCCATCAGGGTGCGGCGGTATTTGTCGCGCTGGAAACTCCTGAATATCGGAGCGGTTTTTCGCGGGATGACCAGGTGCTGGATCGGCGTTACCTGCTGCCGCGGCGGCTGCTGCCCATGGATGGGGCTCTCTATAGCCTGATTCGGGGGCGCAGCAGTGGCCTGCCGCTGATCGGCAGCACCGCCGGACAGGATCGGTTGGTGCGCATTCGCAGCATGGGCGAGCAGCTGCAGGCCGATGAGCCTTTCGCCCCGGTTGATGCCTTTATTCTGGATTTTGCATTATTGCCGACGGCTTCCGGCTTGCAGGCGGTGTTGCTGCTGAACGAAAAGGAAGGCGGTCGGGGCAGCGCCTATCTGGCATTGCAGCGACAGCGTTGACGCGCGTTGCCAGTGATTGAAATGTCTGCCACGAAAAAAGGGTCAGCAGCTGCTGACCCTTTTTTCGTGGCCGGGTGTCGCTCAACCCGGCGGATTTTAGCCGTTGGCCAGTAGCCGGCGTGCCTGCTCCAGCAGATTGTCGGCGGTAAAGCCGAATTGCTGCATCAGCAGGTTGCCGGGAGCGCTGGCGCCGAAGCCGGTCATGCCGACAACCGCGCCATCAAGGCCGACGTAGCGTTCCCAGCCGAAGGTGGCCGCCGCTTCGATGGCCAGCCGCTTGCGGCAGGCCGGCGGCAGAACCTCTTGCCGGTAGGCCACATCCTGCTGCTCGAACAGCTCCCATGACGGCAGGGAGACGACACGGACGCCAATGCCCTCTTGCTGCAGCTGCTCACGGACAGCCAGGGCATGTTGCACCTCGGAGCCGCTGGCCAGCAGGATCAGCTGCAGGGTGCCGTCCTCGCGGGCGAGGACGTAACCACCGCGTTGCAGGCCTTCAGCGGGCGCGTAGTGCTGCCGATCAAGAGTTGGCAGGTTCTGGCGGGTCAACACCAGTGCGGTGGGGCCGCGGCGGTTGAGCAGGGCCGCTTTCCAGGCCTGGGCGGTTTCGTTGGCGTCGCACGGGCGAATGACGGTGAGGTTGGGCACGCTGCGCAGACCGGCAATCTGCTCAATGGGCTGGTGGGTCGGGCCGTCTTCGCCGACACCGATGGAGTCGTGGGTGAAGACGTAGATCGGTGCGATCCCCATCAGCGCCGCCATGCGCATGGGCGGGCGCATGTAATCCGAAAAGATCAGGAAGGTGGCGCCGAACGGCAGCAGTCCCCTCGTGTGACACAGGCCGTTGAGGATCGAGCCCATGGCGTGCTCACGAATGCCGAAGTGGATGTTGCGGCCCGCCTCGTCGCTGCTGAATTCGGTTTGACCCTTGAGGTGGGTGTTGTTGGATGGCGCCAGATCGGCACTGCCTCCCAGCAGCAGCGGCAGGCCCTGGGCCAGGGCGTTG is part of the Desulfuromonas thiophila genome and encodes:
- a CDS encoding Mrp/NBP35 family ATP-binding protein; protein product: MSSNPCNGCAKSGSCSDTEKQRCEKDQQQQQLQQRLAGIRQRILVMSGKGGVGKSTTAVNLALALARQGKRVGLLDIDLHGPSVPTLLGLEGRRPAVEDGCMVPIDTQGLKVISIGFLTQTADDALIWRGPMKTGVIQQFLRDVQWGELDYLVVDCPPGTGDEPLSIVQLLGTTSSGAVLVTTPQKVALVDVRKSVTFCRQLKLPVYGIVENMSGFVCPKCNEVIDIFKKGGGRQMAADMQVPFLGAVPVDPRMVEAGDAGTPLVTVEDSPTAAALRDIAQELQLRCSNPAAGTASLED